From the Ignavibacteriales bacterium genome, one window contains:
- a CDS encoding DPP IV N-terminal domain-containing protein encodes MNMNKIKYIGKIVRMISIILIAFSLVLFNSCKDKIVNPGPKPEPIPDSIPNPVLKGNYALCYTKSYNDHWEIFATNFKGTDPQNISNHPYDDEYPQWSPDGRYIVYSTGYNIYVYDTKNKTETNVTSDGGSASQNPFWTPNGKICFNYPYAYSKFRGTWIINPDGSNKQNILDSIATDEIYFYPDSFTFLYEDEVHKLHKTNIEHTFDDFILDIGYGDNYIPIFGFNPNTNELLIEPNDVNGLALFNINSKTMDIFYNADANYSIQRCCYSSDFSKIAIIEFNSTNGRYLSILENGSKYNLIRIPITTPMVSFGWSPIQFSPDDKYIAYSKQYWQNGDWVSWKEYLYIIDVNSGVETIVVEGLNPSWNPKP; translated from the coding sequence ATGAACATGAATAAAATAAAATACATTGGTAAAATTGTAAGAATGATAAGCATTATACTAATTGCCTTTTCTTTGGTATTATTTAATAGCTGCAAAGACAAGATTGTAAATCCGGGACCAAAACCGGAACCAATTCCAGACTCTATTCCAAATCCGGTTTTAAAGGGAAACTATGCTTTATGCTACACAAAATCATACAACGACCACTGGGAGATATTTGCAACTAATTTTAAAGGAACTGATCCACAAAACATATCTAATCATCCTTATGATGATGAATATCCTCAATGGTCGCCGGATGGAAGATATATAGTATATTCAACCGGATATAATATTTATGTTTATGATACAAAGAATAAGACCGAAACTAATGTAACTTCAGATGGGGGTAGTGCAAGCCAAAATCCCTTTTGGACACCAAATGGGAAAATCTGTTTTAATTATCCTTATGCCTATTCTAAATTTAGAGGAACGTGGATAATAAATCCCGATGGCAGCAATAAACAAAATATATTAGATTCCATAGCCACTGATGAAATTTATTTCTATCCGGATAGTTTTACTTTCCTTTATGAAGATGAAGTACATAAACTTCATAAAACTAATATTGAACATACATTTGATGATTTTATTCTGGATATTGGTTATGGTGATAACTATATACCGATTTTTGGTTTTAATCCCAATACAAATGAATTATTAATTGAACCTAATGATGTTAATGGATTGGCTTTATTCAACATAAATAGTAAAACTATGGATATTTTTTATAATGCTGATGCTAATTATTCTATTCAAAGATGTTGTTACTCCAGTGATTTTTCCAAGATTGCAATAATAGAATTTAATAGCACTAATGGAAGATATTTATCCATTTTAGAAAATGGAAGCAAATATAATCTAATCCGAATACCAATAACCACTCCAATGGTTAGTTTTGGTTGGTCTCCAATTCAATTTTCACCAGATGATAAATATATTGCATATTCAAAGCAGTATTGGCAAAACGGAGATTGGGTTTCCTGGAAAGAGTACTTATACATAATTGATGTTAATTCTGGTGTGGAAACCATTGTCGTTGAAGGATTGAATCCTTCATGGAATCCTAAACCATAA